One Solanum lycopersicum chromosome 2, SLM_r2.1 genomic region harbors:
- the LOC138341931 gene encoding uncharacterized protein encodes MVNQIFEVNRITFTDDEFPLEGSGHNRALHLTMKCEEHYVKRVMVDGGSSVDICPLSTLQSLKINTDRIRTNNVCVRAFDGAKRDTLGEIYLIVTIGPAKFGITFKVIDMDTSYNLLMGRPWIHMARAVPSTLHQVVKFKHDKQEIIVHSEDDLPINRDPSIPCIEAK; translated from the coding sequence ATGGTCAATCAAATTTTTGAGGTAAATAGAATCACATTCACCGATGATGAATTTCCTTTGGAAGGATCTGGACATAATAGGGCTCTACATTTAACCATGAAATGTGAAGAACACTATGTGAAGAGAGTCATGGTCGATGGAGGATCAAGTGTAGACATATGCCCTCTTTCCACTCTACAAAGCTTGAAAATCAACACTGATAGGATTCGTACTAACAATGTTTGTGTACGGGCATTTGATGGTGCAAAACGGGATACTCTTGGTGAAATATACTTAATTGTTACAATTGGACCAGCAAAGTTTGGAATCACTTTCAAAGTTATTGACATGGACACGTCTTACAATCTGCTTATGGGTAGGCCATGGATCCACATGGCTAGAGCTGTGCCATCTACTTTACACCAAGTGGTCAAGTTTAAACATGACAAACAAGAAATCATTGTCCATAGTGAAGATGATCTCCCAATCAACCGAGATCCTTCAATACCATGCATTGAGGCTAAATGA
- the LOC138341929 gene encoding uncharacterized protein has product MGKPFAEAIKIGEMIENDIKSGKIVSQAAIRATTQAIQSGSGNFTNRKKEEGSMTTSGSRGVQMGMNNTYDQVQQEQYNSPQHYCPSQYRVLNTQAYVWPPSYQQWRGPAPQVSRPQQQNFQAPYNPRPQTNYTREQGRKENCTPIGESYTSLLQKLIQLRLVEPVNPYVVNPNARGFDPTVICEYHANAPGHSTENYWTLKRVIEKLIEDKVIEVRNEEAPNITNNPLPAHNNERVVGMVDIFEDYEQTSRTKVESKVSKEESSMVLEHIHKALIIVKGACPNFGNSRKLVLYVPESIKRGDVPLNGPKCYIPGKFSMFDQNQESMKDPVVIQNAAQLSITNTKAVPWNYNKVVVTHKGKEIVEETNETRGLTRSGRCYAPE; this is encoded by the coding sequence ATGGGCAAGCCTTTCGCTGAAGCGATTAAGATCGGAGAAATGATAGAGAATGACATAAAGTCGGGTAAGATTGTGAGTCAAGCAGCCATTAGAGCTACCACACAAGCAATACAAAGTGGATCTGGTAATTTTACCAATCGAAAAAAGGAGGAAGGGTCCATGACGACATCTGGATCAAGAGGTGTTCAAATGGGCATGAACAATACTTATGATCAAGTCCAACAAGAACAATATAATTCTCCTCAGCATTATTGCCCGTCCCAATATAGAGTTCTCAATACTCAGGCATATGTCTGGCCTCCTTCGTACCAACAATGGCGGGGGCCTGCCCCACAAGTTTCTCGCCCCCAACAACAAAATTTCCAGGCGCCATACAATCCACGTCCTCAGACAAACTATACGAGAGAACAAGGTCGAAAAGAAAATTGTACCCCAATTGGGGAATCGTATACGAGTTTGTTACAGAAATTAATACAATTAAGACTGGTTGAACCTGTCAATCCGTATGTTGTCAATCCAAATGCAAGAGGTTTTGATCCAACTGTTATATGCGAGTATCACGCCAACGCTCCAGGTCATAGCACAGAGAATTATTGGACCCTAAAAAGAGTCATTGAGAAGTTAATCGAGGATAAGGTAATCGAGGTACGCAATGAGGAAGCACCGAATATCACCAATAACCCACTCCCTGCTCATAATAATGAGCGTGTTGTGGGGAtggttgacatttttgaagattaTGAGCAAACAAGTAGAACAAAAGTGGAAAGCAAGGTTTCAAAAGAAGAGTCTAGTATGGTTTTAGAACACATACACAAGGCACTGATAATTGTTAAAGGTGCATGTCCGAATTTTGGGAACTCGAGGAAGCTAGTGTTGTATGTCCCTGAATCTATAAAAAGAGGAGACGTACCGTTGAATGGACCAAAATGCTACATTCCTGGTAAATTTTCAATGTTTgatcaaaatcaagaaagtaTGAAAGATCCAGTTGTGATACAAAATGCAGCACAACTTTCTATCACAAACACCAAGGCCGTTCCGTGGAACTACAACAAAGTCGTCGTTACTCACAAGGGAAAGGAGATTGTCGAAGAAACAAATGAAACAAGAGGCTTAACTCGTTCCGGAAGATGTTATGCTCCAGAATAA